One Xiphophorus hellerii strain 12219 chromosome 24, Xiphophorus_hellerii-4.1, whole genome shotgun sequence DNA window includes the following coding sequences:
- the LOC116715649 gene encoding protein NLRC3-like, with product MLLEDHIVTFVKKELQKIQNVLSLDDPEFSVSQTDGEEGLEDEDEEQKRSSTEAFEKITLYFLRRMKQDNLANCLQSKLFAALCHQTLKCGLKKKFQCVFEGIAKAGSPTLLNQIYTELYITEGGTGEVNQEHEVRQIETASRSTDRPETTIRREDIFKVQPGRDQPIRTVMTKGVAGIGKTVLTQKFTLDWAEDKTNQNIQFIFSFNFRELNLLRDKKFSLVELIHHFFPETKGIFSFEQFQVLFIFDGLDESRLGLDFKNNPILTDVTESSSVDVLLTNLIRGKLLPSALLWITTRPAAANQIPAQCVGMVTEVRGFTDPQKEEYFRKRFSDEEQANIIISSIKTSRSLHIMCHIPVFCWITATVLEDVMKPQNGKQLPKTLTEMYIHFVEVQAKVMKVKYDGGSETDPHWSQGSRKMIESLGKLAFDQLQKGNLSFYESDLTECGIDIRAASVYSGVFTQMFKEERGLFQDKVFCFVHLSVQEFLAALYVHLSFVKHGINLLEEKHNSLNWSSLFKHPKQQHLHQIAVDKALESPNGHLDLFLRFLLGLSVQTNQTLLRGLLTQTGSSSHANQKIIQYIKDKISENQSAEKSINLFHCLNELNDHSLVEEIQQSLSSGSLPTGQLSPAHWSALVFILLSSEKDLDIFDLKKYSASQEALLRLLPVVKASKKALLGDCNLSERSYEALASVLCSDSSNLRELDLSNNNLQDSGAEQLLSGLKSPYCKLEILSLRSCNLSLRTCEALSFILSSQSCCLTEVDLRNNNNLQDSGEKMLAGEMKISNFMLEIFREPAGVRWLKPGLRKYSCPLIIDTNTVNGKLQLSEDNRKVTLVKELQSYSQHPDRFDDWPQLLCSNGLTGRCYWEVEWEGGVFISVSYRRISRKGRSDDCVLGWNDQSWSLHCSDDRYSVCHNNRGTPISSSSPSSVANRVAVYVDCPAGFLSFYRVSSDSLIHLHTFSHTFTEPLYPGFAVWSSGSSVCLLH from the exons atg TTGCTTGAGGACCacattgtcacttttgtgaagaaggaGCTGCAAAAAATTCAAAACGTTTTGAGTTTAGATGACCCAGAATTTTCAGTGAGTCAGACTGATGGTGAGGAGGGCCTggaggatgaagatgaagagcAGAAAAGGAGCAGTACAGAGGCTTTTGAGAAGATCACATTGTACTTCCTAAGGAGAATGAAGCAAGATAATTTGGCCAACTGTCTACAGAGCA AACTTTTCGCTGCACTTTGTCATCAAACACTTAAATGtggtctgaagaagaagttccagtgtgtgtttgaggggatcgctaaagcaggaagtccaaccctgctgaaccagatctacactgagctctacatcacagagggaggaactggagaggtcaaccaggaacatgaggtcagacagattgaaacagcttCTAGATCAACAGATAGGCCAGAAACAACCATCAGAcgagaagacatctttaaagtccaacctggaagagatcaaccaatcagaacagtgatgacaaagggagtggctggcattgggaaaacagtcttaacacagaagttcactctggactgggctgaagacaaaaccaaccagaacatccagttcatattttcatttaattttagagAACTTAATTTGCTGAGAGATAAAAAGTTCAGCCTGGTGGAACTGATTCATCACTTCTTTCCTGAAACCAAAGGAATCTTTAGCTTTGAAcagttccaggttctgttcatctttgatggtctggatgaaagtcgacTTGGTCTGGACttcaagaacaatccgatcctgactgatgttacagagtccagctcagtggacgttctgctgacaaacctcatcagggggaaactgcttccctctgctctcctctggataaccacacgacctgcagcagccaatcagatccctgctcagtgtgttggcatggtgacagaggtcagagggttcactgacccaCAGAAAGaagagtacttcaggaagagattcagcgATGAGGAACAGGCCAACATCATAATTTCCAGCATCAAGACATCACgaagtctccacatcatgtgtcacatcccagttttctgctggatcactgctacagttctggaggatgtgatgaaaccacaaaatggaaaacagctGCCTAAgaccctgactgagatgtacatccactttGTGGAAGTTCAGGCCAAAGTGAtgaaggtcaagtatgatggaggatcTGAAACAGATCCTCACTGGAGTCAAGGGAGCAGGAAGATGATagagtctctgggaaaactggcttttgatcagctgcagaaaggaaacctgagcttctatgaatcagacctgacagagtgtggcatcgatatcagagcagcctcagtgtactcaggagtgttcacacagatgtTTAAAGAAGAGAGAGGGCTGTtccaggacaaggtgttctgcttcgtccatctgagtgttcaggagtttctggctgcccTTTACGTCCATCTATCATTTGTTAAACATGGCATTAacctgctggaagaaaaacacaattcacTTAATTGGTCTTCACTTTTTAAACATCCGAAACAACAACATTTACATCAGATCGCTGTGGACAAGGCTTTAGAAAGTCCAAATGGTCACCTGGACTTATTTCTCCGTTTTCTCCTGGGTCTTTCAGTGCAGACCAACCAGACTCTCCTACGAGGCCTGCTGACTCAGACAGGAAGCAGCTCTCATGCCAATCAGAAAATAATTCAGTACATCAAAGACAAAATCAGTGAGAATcagtctgcagagaaaagcatcaatctgtttcactgtctgaatgaactgaatgatcatTCTTTAGTagaggagatccaacagtctctgagttcaggaagtctccCCACTGGTCAATTGTCTCCAGCTCACTGGTCAGCTCTGGTCTTCATATTATTGTCATCAGAAAAAGATCTGGATATATTTGACCTcaagaaatactctgcttctCAGGAGGCTCTTCTGAGATTGCTGCCGGTTGTCAAAGCGTCCAAAAAAGCTCT aCTGGGTGACTGTAACCTTTCAGAAAGAAGCTATGAGGCTCTGGCCTCAGTCCTCTGCTCTGACTCCTCTAACCTGAGAGAGTTGGActtgagtaacaacaacctgcaggactCAGGAGCAGAGCAGCTGTTGTCTGGACTAAAGAGTCCATACTGCAAACTAGAAATCCTCAG CCTCAGGTCCTGTAATCTCTCTCTGAGAACGTGTGAAGCTCTGTCATTCATTCTGAGCTCCCAGTCCTGTTGTCTGACAGAAGTTGACCTACGTAACAACAACAACCTACAGGACTCAGGGGAAAAGATGCTTGCTGGTGAAATGAAAATTTCCAATTTTATGCTTGAAATTTTTAG ggagcctgctggagtccgATGGTTAAAACCGggtctgaggaagt ATTCTTGTCCGCTCATaatcgacacaaacacagtgaacgGAAAACTCCAgctgtctgaagacaacaggaaggtgaccCTTGTGAAGGAGCTTCAGTCTTACAGCCAACATCCAGACAGGTTTGATGACTGGCCTCAGCTACTGTGCAGTAATGGgctgactggtcgctgttatTGGGAGGTTGAGTGGGAAGGAGGGGTTTttatatcagtgagttacagaagaatcagcAGGAAGGGCCGCAGTGATGATTGTGTGCTGGGATGGAATGATCAGTCCTGGAGTCTGCACTGCTCTGATGACCGTTACTCcgtctgtcacaataacagaggaacacccatctcctcctcctctccctcctctgtcgctaacagagtagcagtgtatgtggactgtcctgctggctttctgtccttctacagagtcTCCTCTGACTCCCTGATCCACCTCCACACCTTCAGtcacacattcactgaacctctctACCCCGGATTTGCAGTCTGGTCTTCTGGTTCCTCAGTGTGTCTGTTACATTGA
- the LOC116715694 gene encoding desmin-like — translation MANNSELVSKLKHILAKRDEEQVQLQELNGRFASYIEKIRSLEQKNQKLGMQVKQLQSHKSTRVTELYEEEINNLRMAVQNQNQYSSRLEFKLEDLKERLQKANDEKEEALKKLDSLKEDLDAPTLASKGLEAEIKSLQDQLAFQKKIHEEKTQEIQELKIQFEEMMNDVQTDAANSDLAAVLRELKSQFQNTANTKSRETEERYKSKISELTETVNTNNETLRKLSQENTNLKNQSQKNLSKISSLTTTIEEMEERSQTLQETITTLKAEKNKMKEDMEESHETEIQTLQEKITTLEDEKNKMKDDMEIQLLEYQDLLKEKGDLDKEIAVYRALLDEEENRTQANPVEENPRDRPKPQTSDPSSQ, via the exons ATGGCAAACAATTCTGAACTGGTTagcaaattaaaacatataCTGGCCAAGCGCGATGAAGAGCAAGTCCAGCTGCAGGAGCTGAACGGACGCTTCGCCTCCTACATCGAGAAGATCCGCTCCTTGGAGCAGAAGAACCAGAAACTGGGGATGCAGGTAAAGCAGCTGCAAAGCCACAAGTCAACGCGTGTCACTGAGCTGTATGAGGAGGAAATCAACAACCTGAGGATGGCggtgcagaaccagaaccaataCAGTTCAAGATTGGAGTTCAAGCTAGAAGACCTGAAAGAAAG GCTGCAAAAGGCGAATgatgaaaaagaagaagctttGAAAAAACTGGATTCTTTAAAGGAG GATTTGGATGCTCCCACTCTGGCCAGCAAGGGTTTGGAAGCAGAGATTAAATCTCTCCAAGATCAGCTTgctttccagaaaaaaatccatgaaGAG AAAACTCAGGAGATCCAGGAGCTGAAGATTCAGTTCGAGGAGATGATGAATGATGTCCAGACCGATGCAGCCAATTCTGACCTGGCAGCGGTGCTGCGGGAGCTGAAGTCACAGTTTCAGAACACGGCCAACACTAAGAGCCGTGAGACAGAGGAGAGGTATAAATCCAAg ATTTCGGAATTGACAGAGACGGTAAATACTAATAATGAAACCCTGAGGAAGTTAAGCCAGGAGAACACAAATCTCAAAAACCAGAGCCAGAAAAACCTGAGCAAGATCAGCTCTCTGACAACCACG ATAGAAGAAATGGAGGAAAGGAGTCAAACCCTTCAGGAAACCATCACAACTCTTAAGGCTGAGAAAAACAAGATGAAGGAGGACATGGAGGAATCCCACGAGACAGAGATTCAAACCCTTCAGGAGAAAATCACAACTCTTGAGGATGAGAAAAACAAGATGAAGGACGACATGGAGATCCAACTCCTTGAGTACCAGGACCTGCTGAAAGAGAAGGGGGACCTGGATAAGGAGATCGCTGTATACAGGGCGCTGCTGGACGAGGAAGAGAACAG AACACAAGCGAACCCAGTGGAGGAAAATCCTAGAGACAGACCCAAGCCCCAAACTTCTGATCCTAGCTCACAGTGA
- the LOC116715710 gene encoding uncharacterized protein DDB_G0284459-like yields MSHRDKNPVLPESSRYFWAHRLFSDRRQDRRLLFTSLVVNGSSVAETDMFSGTSDQHPSGYDLGPKPGDKPSHGGDGGHGQDGRRGGDNRDHGVKGKGMSDLDLDLALDQDKDRDRHDRGGDQDRDRNQDRHDDRDRNRHDDRDRGRDRDHDKDRHSPGRCSGSGKRSGSRERKRSGSGDRKHGHGHGHGHGHGQGRGRGRGGHC; encoded by the exons ATGAGTCACCGGGACAAAAATCCAGTTTTGCCAGAAAGTTCGCGCTACTTTTGGGCGCATCGCCTCTTCAGTGACAGAAGGCAGGACCGTCGGCTGCTGTTCACATC gCTCGTTGTCAACGGATCATCTGTAGCAGAGACAGACATGTTCAGCGGCACCTCTG ATCAGCACCCTTCAGGCTATGACCTGGGCCCCAAACCGGGGGACAAGCCCTCGCACGGAGGCGATGGGGGTCATggacaagatggccgccgtggGGGAGACAACAGAGATCATGGGGTCAAGGGAAAGGGCATGTCCGACTTAGATCTGGACCTTGCTCTTGACCAGGACAAAGATCGTGACCGACATGACCGGGGAGGTGACCAAGATCGTGACCGCAACCAAGACAGACATGATGACCGGGACCGGAACCGACACGATGACCGGGACCGTGGTCGTGACCGGGACCATGACAAGGACAGACACAGTCCTGGGAGATGCAGCGGTAGCGGCAAGCGAAGCGGCAGCCGTGAAAGGAAGCGAAGCGGCAGCGGCGACCGCAAGCACGGTCATGGCCACGGCCACGGTCATGGTCATGGCCAAGGTCGTGGTCGTGGACGTGGTGGACACTGTTAG
- the LOC116715696 gene encoding growth/differentiation factor 8-like: MLLFLSLAAAVLSAGRAMEMNQTSKLLAESLEQCSACDFREHSKQLRLHSIRSQILSILRLEQAPNISRDMIRQLIPKAPPLTQLLDQYDPRVEDEEHATTETIITMATKPNPVPAEQLSSCCLFSLSPKIQPKNILSAQLWVHLRPSLAVTTVFLQVSRLRPAREGNGTRVRVRSLKVDTEAGAGSWQSVDIKSLLQAWLRQPESSYGLEINAFSNRGEDLAVTSAEPGEEGLQPFIEVKILDSSKRSRRDSGLDCDEESSETRCCRYPLTVDFEEFGWDWIIAPKRYRANYCSGECEFLHLQQYPHAHLVNKANPRGSAGPCCTPTKMSPINMLYFNRKEQIIYGKIPSMVVDNCGCL, from the exons atgctcctcttcctctccctcgcCGCCGCCGTCCTGTCTGCGGGCCGCGCCATGGAGATGAACCAGACCTCCAAGCTGCTGGCGGAGAGTTTGGAGCAGTGCTCAGCCTGCGACTTCCGGGAGCACAGCAAGCAGCTGCGGCTCCACAGCATCCGCTCGCAGATCCTCAGCATCCTGCGGCTGGAGCAGGCGCCCAACATCAGCCGGGACATGATCCGCCAGCTCATCCCCAAGGCGCCGCCTCTGACGCAGCTGCTGGACCAGTACGACCCGCGGGTGGAGGACGAGGAGCACGCTACGACCGAGACCATCATCACCATGGCAACGAAGC CCAATCCCGTCCCTGCAGAGCAGCTTTCCTCCTGCTGCCTGTTCAGCCTCAGTCCCAAGATCCAGCCTAAGAACATCCTGAGCGCCCAGCTGTGGGTTCACCTGCGGCCGTCCCTCGCCGTCACCACCGTCTTCCTGCAGGTGTCGCGCCTCCGGCCGGCCAGGGAGGGAAACGGCACGCGGGTCCGGGTCCGCTCCCTGAAGGTGGACACGGAGGCCGGAGCCGGCTCCTGGCAGAGCGTCGACATCAAGTCCCTGCTGCAGGCCTGGCTGCGGCAGCCGGAGAGCAGCTACGGCCTGGAGATCAACGCCTTCAGCAACAGGGGAGAAGACCTGGCCGTCACATCAGCAGAGCCTGGAGAGGAGGGACTG CAACCTTTCATCGAAGTGAAGATTCTGGACAGCTCCAAGCGTTCCCGGCGAGACTCCGGACTGGACTGCGACGAGGAATCCTCAGAGACCCGCTGCTGCCGCTACCCGCTCACCGTCGACTTCGAGGAGTTTGGCTGGGACTGGATCATCGCTCCCAAACGTTACCGCGCCAACTACTGCTCAGGGGAGTGCGAGTTCCTCCACCTGCAGCAGTATCCGCACGCACACCTGGTGAACAAGGCCAACCCGCGGGGCTCCGCCGGGCCCTGCTGCACACCCACCAAGATGTCGCCCATCAACATGCTTTACTTCAACCGCAAGGAGCAAATCATCTACGGGAAGATCCCGTCCATGGTGGTGGACAACTGTGGCTGTTTGTGA